A single region of the Anguilla anguilla isolate fAngAng1 chromosome 17, fAngAng1.pri, whole genome shotgun sequence genome encodes:
- the grid2ipa gene encoding delphilin isoform X1 has translation MDGGDHSARRRGNGGGTPQSDLTLTPPVSALRPDREVPTRQRKMRRFLKSQKGRFSLRQSKSGTRSASKDFVLSMPLSNQGWPEEFGFRLGGSGPSYILSVEEGSSANMAGLQAGDQVLEIEGQDVSALNPQALAALAQKQKNVPPSIGVVSRIQQLDIPPGPDGRFGFTIVGDCPLLVEDCQPNSPAGRSGLRAGDFVLEVNGIPVKQHETAAAMIKASQGRTLRLGVLGMSRRIKRTSGGSLKEPGGQGGLKSGLQGSIKGPRQEGLLSGLQGGHPDSLQGGQPSSMQGDLQGGHPSSLQRDQPSSMQGGLQGCHPSSLQRDQLSSIQGGLQGQQSDMQGPVNLQSSDSVRQDRKNKAVEFNKKIEQVLGGEPEVKEKLFAALKQYAAERQVDILASALPDILTNEEHRQLLDAIRIFIPRKHRERFDEVVSQSLVGRIRRGKSLSELGQNRLRRSRSEGHPQRLLVSTRASSVPRTAVESGIVPPARGLRKTTSLIAGHTSALAPPPSSCRTVRVHKGNKSFGFTLRGHAPVWIDSVIPGSPADKAGLKPGDRILFLNGLDMRTCSHEKVVSMLQGSGAMPTLLVEDGLMGFPLVEVEPLEGRGTPPPAQRSPVLTSLQWVAEILPPSIRVNGLTFAQQLEHLLTHSERYAFCKALQAFFQHRNLDTLIVDVFLLLDTPAKQVIWQFIYQLLTYEEQEHCQSKISRFLGYRAAAAAAEPDPTPEPQRRSSSMRVTGTTHRSSVRGRSSDDCIIGTHLGKGIHQEPAEVGMGMRLTPGERQSGDGTSLPETPNLTNLSAVYAELEGVYSGKRTKSKSLKICRSPAPDPNPTLDCLEPDDLIHPAPLHSDTGSHISGPPMPWEEDLSDPQYQCYSQGGEPNPYMSLDSPPSSPPPLDYPPSPSSRRRKRFTFSRPPQSIDTSKFLDALNEQLGHHIASVDDFLSPENDYEEMSFQDEDEDEEAVFLSHDLSSPSECHSSSGGGGGGDASSLTYSSSSEHIPPPPQSPPPPPPFMFNDPPLPLSITPPEPKHAPRIQMPYQRRHPHPVPPPPPPRRSSVPHRQSLHKVLPTKEELLSHHPHPHPHQSLPSLPVTPATHSHTQQAHPGHRAHQSLPARPSPEPASPGRPLQELHPHGGRQRQPSPEPSQPQPHSHQAQKTQEMYQIEQAQQIYQAQQAQQIYQAQQAQQMYQAQQMYQAQQTQQMYQAQQTQQMYQAHQIQQAQEAQQSQQTQQVHQRHLSSEPIRQSLLQQMHQAHQAQKTQQMHQAQKTQHIHQAQQTQSQQIQPIRPTPQTHQRHSSPEPTCQHHPSPEPTRQDHPLQQIQQAQKTQQIHQAQQTQPIHQTPQTHQRHSSPEPTRQHHPSPEPTRQDHPLQQIHQAQKTQQIHQAQQTQPIHQTPQTHQRHSSPEPTRQQHPSPEPTRQDHPLQQVHQAQKTQQIHQAQQTQSQQIQPIQPTPQTHQRHSSPEPTRQHHPSPEPTRQDHPLQQIHQAQKTQAQQIQPIQPTPQTHKRHSSPEPTRQHHPSPEPTQQGHPLQQIHQSYQKQQAHHSEQTKPTDLAHQIHQQHPSPEATCKSHSIQQMHQAQKSHQALQAQLKQQAQQIHQALQARQVVQNQPIQPAQQMHQTVDQSIQTHQTHKRHQSLKPTQQSHPLQQMQKTRQAQQAHQTPESLQIEPLQSAFSSCQARPSDQLSDSSNPPPPPPLPPPCEPPPLPGPNHTDSNHMNVKRLRWEQVENSEGTIWGQLGEDSDYDKLSDMVKYLDLELHFGTQKSAISLPETAVPQSETFKKKDVVEILSHKKAYNTSILIAHLKLSPAELRQVLMSMSADRLEPAHLKQLLLYSPDEDEVKQYQQYGAEPHKLSEPDQFVLQMLSVPEYKTRLRSLHFKTTLQEKLEEMKAGYECIYNASLELQTSKKLAKILEFVLAMGNYLNNGQPKTNKTTGFKINFLTELGTTKTVDGKSTFLHILVKSLSQHFPDVLGFAKDLTTVSLAAKVNQKTITTDLNDLQDTVRDIRAACQTMSATPEDRFAAVMSGFLENTHPAVQSLESLQQRAMGEFCKAASFFGEDSSATTTESFFGIFTEFIGKFERALNEIQAPEHPRSPRSPRLASPSPLAW, from the exons ATGGATGGAGGTGATCACTCTGCG CGGCGACGTGGAAACGGGGGCGGGACTCCTCAGTCTGACCTCACTTTGACCCCACCGGTCTCCGCCCTCCGACCCGACCGCGAGGTCCCGACCCGCCAGCGGAAAATGAGGAGGTTCCTGAAGAGCCAAAAGGGCCGGTTCTCCCTGCGCCAGAGCAAGTCCGGCACACGGTCGGCTTCCAAGGACTTCG TTCTCTCAATGCCGCTGTCGAATCAGGGCTGGCCCGAGGAGTTTGGGTTCCGTCTGGGAGGAAGCGGGCCCAGCTACATCCTGTCTGTGGAGGAGGGCAGCAGCGCCAACATGGCGGGCCTGCAGGCGGGCGACCAGGTCCTGGAGATTGAGGGGCAGGACGTCTCCGCCCTCAACCCCCAGGCCCTGGCCGCACTGGCGCAGAAGCAGAAGAATGTCCCGCCCAGCATCGGCGTGGTGTCCCGCATTCAGCAG CTGGACATCCCCCCTGGGCCTGACGGCCGCTTTGGCTTCACCATCGTGGgagactgccccctgctggtggaggaCTGCCAGCCGAACTCGCCGGCGGGCCGGAGCGGGCTGCGGGCGGGGGACTTTGTGTTGGAGGTAAATGGGATCCCGGTGAAGCAGCACGAGACGGCGGCAGCCATGATCAAGGCGTCGCAAGGCCGCACGCTGCGACTGGGCGTGCTCGGAATGAGCCGGCGGATTAAACGAACCAGTGGAGGCAGCCTGAAGGAACCGGGAGGCCAAGGGGGCCTCAAGAGCGGCCTGCAAGGGAGCATAAAAGGGCCCCGACAAGAAGGCTTGCTGAGCGGTCTGCAAGGGGGCCATCCAGACAGCCTGCAAGGGGGCCAGCCAAGCAGCATGCAAGGGGACCTGCAAGGGGGACATCCAAGCAGCCTGCAAAGGGACCAGCCAAGCAGCATGCAAGGGGGCCTGCAAGGGTGCCATCCAAGCAGCCTGCAAAGGGACCAGCTAAGCAGCATACAAGGGGGCCTGCAAGGACAGCAGAGTGACATGCAGGGGCCAGTCAACCTGCAGAGCAGCGACAGTGTGCGGCAGGATCGCAAGAACAAAGCTGTGGAGTTCAACAAGAAG ATTGAGCAGGTCCTTGGGGGGGAGCCGGAAGTGAAGGAGAAGCTGTTTGCGGCGCTGAAGCAGTATGCCGCTGAGAGGCAGGTGGACATCCTGGCCTCCGCCCTCCCTGACATCCTGACCAATGAGGAGCATCGGCAGCTGCTAGACGCCATCAG GATCTTCATCCCGCGGAAGCACCGGGAGCGGTTCGACGAGGTGGTGTCGCAGAGCCTGGTGGGCCGGATCCGCCGGGGGAAGAGCCTGAGCGAGCTGGGCCAGAACCGGCTGAGGCGGAGCCGCAGCGAGGGGCACCCCCAGCGCCTGCTGGTGTCCACCCGGGCCAGCTCCGTGCCCCGCACCGCCGTGGAGTCCGGCATCGTCCCCCCGGCCCGCGGCCTCCGGAAAACCACCTCCCTCATCGCCGGGCACACCTCTGctttggcccctcccccctccagctgCAG GACGGTGCGAGTGCACAAGGGAAACAAGAGTTTCGGGTTCACGCTGCGAGGCCACGCCCCAGTCTGGATCGACTCGGTCATACCAG GAAGCCCGGCAGACAAGGCTGGCCTGAAACCGGGAGACCGCATCCTTTTCCTAAATGGGCTGGACATGCG gaCGTGCTCCCATGAGAAGGTGGTGTCGATGCTGCAGGGCAGTGGTGCCATGCCCACTCTGCTGGTGGAGGATGGGTTGATGGGATTCCCCCTGGTGGAGGTGGAGCCtctggaggggcggggcaccccgccccctgcccagCGCTCCCCGGTGCTGACCTCCCTGCAGTGGGTGGCCGAGATCCTGCCGCCCAGCATTCGCGTCAACGGCCTGACCTTCGCCCAGCAGCTGGAGCATCTGCTCACCCACAGCGAGCGCTACGCCTTCTGCAAGGCCCTGCAGGCCTTCTTCCAGCACCG GAACTTGGACACCCTCATTGTGGACGTGTTCCTACTGTTGGACACACCAGCCAAGCAGGTGATCTGGCAGTTCATCTACCAGCTGCTGACCTATGAGGAGCAGGAGCACTGTCAGAGCAAGATCTCCCGTTTCCTAGGTTACAGGGCCGCAG cagcagcagcggagCCTGACCCCACCCCCGAGCCTCAGCGGCGTAGCAGCTCCATGCGCGTTACTGGGACGACCCACAGGAGCAgcgtgagggggcggagctccgaCGACTGCATCATCGGCACTCACCTGGGCAAGG GAATACACCAGGAGCCAGCAGAGGTTGGGATGGGGATGAGGCTGACCCCGGGGGAGAGGCAGTCTGGAGACGGGACATCCCTCCCAGAGACACCCAACCTGACAAAC TTGTCTGCAGTGTATGCTGAGTTAGAGGGTGTGTATTCAGGGAAAAGGACCAAGTCTAAATCTCTGAAGATTTGTCGCAGCCCTGCCCCTGATCCTAACCCCACCCTCGATTGTCTGGAACCCGATGACCTGATACACCCTGCGCCTCTGCACTCtgatacag GAAGTCATATTTCGGGGCCCCCCATGCCCTGGGAGGAGGATCTGTCTGACCCTCAGTACCAGTGTTACTCGCAGGGTGGAGAGCCCAACCCCTACATGAGTCTGGACAGTCCCCCGTCCTCGCCGCCACCCCTGGACTACCCCCCTAGCCCCTCCTCTCGCCGCAGGAAGCGCTTCACCTTCTCCCGCCCCCCTCAAAGCATCGACACAAGCAAGTTCCTGGATGCCCTGAACGAGCAGCTAGGCCATCACATCGCCTCTGTGGATGACTTCCTGTCTCCTGAGAACGACTACGAGGAG ATGAGCTTCCAGGATGAGGATGAAGACGAAGAGGCGgtcttcctgtcacatgacctgagCAGCCCAAGCGAGTGCCACAGCAgcagtgggggtggtgggggcggagACGCCAGCTCCCTCACCTACTCCTCCAGCTCGGAGCAcatccctccaccccctcagtccccacctcctcccccgcccTTCATGTTCAATGACCCACCCCTTCCCCTTAGCATCACCCCTCCTGAGCCCAAGCACGCTCCCAGAATACAGATGCCATACCAGCGCCGCCACCCCCACCcggtccctccccctcctccgccaCGCCGCTCTTCCGTACCCCACCGCCAGTCCCTGCACAAGGTCCTGCCCACAAAGGAGGAGCTGTTGagccaccacccccacccccacccccaccagtctCTCCCATCCCTTCCTGTGACCCCGGCCACGCACAGCCACACCCAGCAGGCTCATCCAGGCCACCGAGCCCACCAGTCCCTCCCGGCACGGCCCTCTCCAGAGCCTGCCTCGCCTGGACGGCCTCTCCAGGAGCTTCACCCCCATGGGGGTCGTCAGCGGCAGCCATCTCCTGAACCCTCGCAGCCTCAGCCGCACTCTCACCAAGCTCAAAAGACTCAAGAAATGTATCAAATTGAACAAGCTCAACAAATTTACCAAGCTCAACAAGCTCAACAAATTTACCAAGCTCAACAAGCTCAACAAATGTACCAAGCTCAACAAATGTACCAAGCTCAACAAACTCAACAAATGTACCAAGCTCAACAAACTCAACAAATGTACCAAGCTCATCAAATTCAACAAGCTCAAGAAGCTCAACAGAGTCAACAAACTCAACAGGTTCATCAACGTCACCTGTCTTCTGAGCCCATTCGGCAAAGCCTGCTCCAGCAAATGCACCAAGCCCACCAAGCTCAAAAAACTCAACAAATGCACCAAGCTCAAAAAACTCAACATATACACCAAGCTCAACAAACTCAATCTCAGCAGATTCAACCAATTCGTCCAACTCCTCAGACTCACCAACGTCATTCATCCCCTGAACCAACTTGCCAACATCACCCATCTCCTGAGCCTACTCGGCAAGACCACCCACTCCAGCAAATACAGCAAGCTCAAAAAACTCAACAAATACACCAAGCCCAACAAACTCAACCGATTCATCAAACTCCTCAGACTCACCAACGTCATTCATCCCCTGAACCAACTCGCCAACATCACCCATCTCCTGAGCCTACTCGGCAAGACCACCCACTACAGCAAATACACCAAGCTCAAAAAACTCAACAAATACACCAAGCCCAACAAACTCAACCGATTCATCAAACTCCTCAGACTCACCAACGTCATTCATCCCCTGAACCAACTCGCCAACAGCACCCATCTCCTGAGCCTACTCGGCAAGACCACCCACTACAGCAAGTACACCAAGCTCAAAAAACTCAACAAATACACCAAGCCCAACAAACTCAATCTCAGCAAATTCAACCGATTCAACCAACTCCTCAGACTCACCAACGTCATTCATCCCCTGAACCAACTCGCCAACATCACCCATCTCCTGAGCCTACTCGACAAGACCACCCACTACAGCAAATACACCAAGCTCAAAAAACTCAAGCTCAGCAAATTCAACCAATTCAACCAACTCCTCAGACTCACAAACGTCATTCATCCCCTGAACCAACTCGCCAACATCACCCATCTCCTGAGCCCACTCAGCAAGGCCACCCACTCCAGCAAATTCACCAATCCTATCAAAAGCAACAAGCTCACCATTCTGAGCAAACTAAACCGACAGATCTGGCTCATCAAATTCATCAACAACATCCATCCCCTGAGGCCACTTGTAAAAGCCATTCAATTCAGCAGATGCACCAAGCCCAAAAATCTCACCAAGCTCTCCAAGCTCAACTTAAGCAGCAAGCGCAACAAATACACCAAGCCCTTCAGGCCCGCCAGGTTGTTCAAAATCAACCAATTCAACCAGCTCAACAAATGCACCAGACGGTTGACCAGAGTATTCAGACCCACCAAACTCACAAACGGCACCAATCTCTTAAGCCCACTCAACAAAGCCATCCACTCCAGCAAATGCAGAAAACTCGCCAAGCTCAGCAAGCGCACCAGACTCCTGAGAGTCTCCAAATTGAGCCCCTGCAGTCCGCATTCTCTTCATGCCAGGCCCGCCCTTCTGACCAGTTGTCCGATTCGTCCAATCCCCCACCACCtccgcccctcccacccccatgtGAGCCGCCCCCCTTGCCCGGCCCTAACCACACGGACTCGAACCACATGAATGTTAAGCGTTTGCGCTGGGAGCAGGTGGAGAACTCCGAGGGCACCATCTGGGGACAG CTTGGTGAGGACTCTGATTATGACAAGCTGAGTGATATGGTGAAGTACCTGGACCTTGAGCTCCACTTTGGAACACAGAAGAGTGCCA TCTCTCTTCCAGAAACAGCAGTCCCCCAGTCCGAGACTTTCAAAAAGAAAGACGTGGTCGAGATCCTCTCGCATAAAAAAGCCTACAACACTT ccattttgattgcGCACCTGAAGCTGTCCCCCGCGGAGCTGCGGCAGGTGCTGATGAGCATGAGCGCGGACCGGCTGGAACCCGCCCACCtgaagcagctgctgctgtACTCGCCCGACGAGGACGAGGTCAAGCAGTACCAGCAGTACGGCGCGGAGCCACACAAGCTGAGCGAGCCCGACCAGTTCGTCCTGCAG ATGCTGTCCGTGCCGGAGTATAAGACTCGTCTGCGTAGCCTGCACTTTAAGACCACTCTCcaggagaagctggaggagatgaAGGCCGGCTATGAGTGCATCTATAATGCCTCCCTGGAGCTTCAGACAAGCAAGAAACTGGCCAAGATCCTGGAG TTTGTTCTGGCCATGGGGAATTATCTGAACAACGGTCAGCCGAAGACCAACAAGACCACAGGCTTCAAAATAAACTTCCTCACCGAG CTCGGCACCACCAAAACAGTGGACGGGAAGTCCACGTTCCTGCACATCCTTGTCAAATCCCTGAGCCAACATTTCCCTGATGTTCTGGGCTTTGCCAAGGACCTGACAACCGTATCGCTCGCTGCTAAGG TTAATCAGAAAACCATCACCACAGACCTGAACGATCTCCAGGACACCGTCCGTGACATCAGAGCCGCCTGCCAGACGATGTCAGCCACGCCCGAGGATCGCTTCGCCGCGGTGATGAGT GGCTTCCTGGAGAACACGCACCCGGCCGTGCAGTCGCTGGAGTCGCTGCAGCAGAGGGCCATGGGAGAGTTCTGCAAGGCCGCCTCCTTCTTCGGGGAGGACAGCAGTGCCACCACCACCGAGAGCTTCTTCGGCATCTTCACTGAATTCATCGGCAAGTTTGAG AGGGCGCTGAATGAGATCCAGGCCCCAGAGCACCCCAGGAGCCCCAGGAGCCCCAGA